The proteins below are encoded in one region of Pelagibacterium flavum:
- a CDS encoding LysR substrate-binding domain-containing protein, whose translation MDFPRRSIPSVAGLVAFEATARHLSFSRAAEDLCLSQGAVSKRVRQLEQVVGVPLLARTRHQVCLTDMGRAYLAQIRQLLEDLEVNTEALRTRARGRDRIVLASPLSFASRWLVPRLQRYRDAHPDITLEIATGSEAEGIADCHIHLGRPHEQDVVVYPLFDLDWTPVASPALRDHLAIQAPSDLSRARRLSQSDMTGLWAAWFAMTGSEPVQTATITFEGFELAIAAAIAGHGVAILPRALIARELKAHDLVALFQGTDLNERGYQLAVPARLVGDPAITGFAQWLTSETRTPVRQIRAA comes from the coding sequence ATGGATTTTCCCCGTCGTTCGATACCTTCAGTCGCTGGACTCGTGGCCTTTGAGGCAACGGCCCGCCATCTTAGCTTCTCGCGCGCAGCCGAAGACCTTTGCCTTTCCCAGGGCGCGGTCAGCAAAAGAGTGCGCCAGCTCGAGCAGGTTGTGGGCGTTCCCTTGCTCGCCCGCACCCGCCATCAGGTCTGCCTCACCGATATGGGCCGGGCCTATCTCGCCCAGATTCGCCAATTGCTAGAAGACCTTGAGGTTAACACCGAGGCGCTGCGGACCCGCGCCCGCGGTCGTGATCGCATTGTCCTGGCCTCTCCGCTTTCATTTGCCTCGCGTTGGCTCGTCCCACGCCTACAACGATATCGCGACGCCCATCCCGACATCACGCTCGAAATAGCAACCGGTTCGGAGGCCGAGGGGATCGCCGACTGCCACATCCATCTAGGACGTCCCCACGAACAGGACGTTGTTGTTTACCCGCTTTTCGATCTCGACTGGACCCCGGTTGCCTCGCCGGCCCTGCGAGACCACCTCGCAATTCAAGCACCATCTGACCTTTCGCGTGCCCGACGTCTTTCACAGTCGGACATGACGGGCCTGTGGGCAGCATGGTTTGCCATGACAGGCTCTGAGCCCGTGCAAACCGCAACCATCACGTTTGAGGGATTTGAGTTGGCCATCGCAGCGGCCATTGCCGGACATGGAGTGGCGATCCTGCCGCGAGCTCTTATTGCGCGCGAACTAAAGGCTCATGATTTGGTCGCCCTGTTCCAGGGCACTGACCTAAACGAACGCGGATATCAACTCGCTGTGCCGGCGCGACTGGTGGGCGACCCGGCAATTACCGGTTTTGCTCAGTGGTTGACATCCGAAACGAGGACCCCCGTCCGGCAGATCCGGGCGGCGTGA
- a CDS encoding ornithine cyclodeaminase → MLMVDAERVHELLDFPGLIDALEKAHMGGMPKQSDRLIYQEPNPTGQPDIFIILPAWEPGEGILAKMVTSFPNNKERHGLPTVNSIYAFINGETGVIESLIDGEAVIFRKTSSDSALGSKMLSRPDAKSFLMVGAGGLAPYLIEAHLSARPGIETVRIWNRTTANAEALVDKLAAKGIQAEIVDDLDDAILEADIISSATMASEPHIKGKLLKPGAHLDLVGSFTPQMREADDDVLTRAKVFVDHRQTTTRSGEFLGPFERGVITIDDVRGDLFELCQNKAEGRTSESDITMMKNGGGSHIDYYVAKYLMDRHYGRPFSTTSST, encoded by the coding sequence ATGCTGATGGTCGATGCTGAACGCGTCCATGAACTCCTCGATTTCCCTGGGCTGATTGATGCTCTTGAGAAGGCACATATGGGCGGAATGCCTAAACAGTCCGATCGGCTCATTTACCAAGAGCCGAACCCAACTGGCCAACCCGACATCTTCATCATTCTACCCGCATGGGAGCCTGGCGAGGGCATCCTTGCCAAGATGGTCACTTCCTTTCCAAACAATAAGGAACGCCATGGTTTGCCCACGGTCAATTCCATCTATGCCTTTATCAATGGCGAGACGGGGGTCATCGAGTCGCTCATAGACGGAGAAGCGGTGATCTTTCGCAAGACGTCCTCGGACTCGGCTCTAGGATCTAAGATGCTGTCGCGACCCGATGCCAAGTCCTTCCTGATGGTCGGGGCAGGTGGGTTGGCGCCTTATCTTATAGAAGCTCACCTAAGTGCTCGGCCAGGAATCGAGACTGTCCGAATATGGAATCGAACCACGGCGAATGCGGAGGCGCTCGTCGACAAGTTGGCGGCCAAAGGCATCCAGGCCGAAATCGTTGACGATCTTGATGATGCTATATTGGAGGCGGACATAATCTCGTCGGCGACAATGGCTTCGGAGCCTCACATCAAGGGCAAACTCTTAAAGCCTGGCGCTCACCTTGATCTTGTCGGCTCATTTACCCCTCAGATGCGCGAAGCTGATGACGACGTGCTGACGCGGGCCAAGGTTTTCGTAGATCACCGGCAGACGACGACACGATCAGGCGAGTTTTTAGGGCCTTTTGAGCGCGGTGTGATCACCATTGACGATGTGCGCGGCGATCTTTTTGAGCTTTGCCAGAACAAGGCGGAAGGCAGAACGTCAGAAAGCGATATCACCATGATGAAAAACGGGGGCGGGAGCCACATCGACTATTACGTGGCCAAATATCTCATGGATAGGCATTACGGCCGCCCCTTTTCAACCACATCGAGTACCTGA
- a CDS encoding RidA family protein, with amino-acid sequence MIHDRLEALGLQLPAIVAPKGSYVPFLVSRGHCFISGQLPPTIGAYESPGPYCGIVGANVSVETARDAARHCALMILAQLGAAIDGDFGRVAQIVRLGGFVCATPDFTAHPQVVNGASDLLIELFGEAGRHTRAAVGVSSLPLGVCVEIDAVVELKN; translated from the coding sequence ATGATTCACGATCGCCTGGAGGCCCTCGGCCTGCAACTTCCCGCAATCGTCGCCCCCAAAGGCAGCTACGTACCATTCTTGGTCTCGCGCGGTCATTGCTTTATCTCTGGGCAATTGCCGCCGACCATAGGGGCTTATGAGTCTCCCGGCCCCTATTGCGGCATTGTTGGAGCAAACGTCTCGGTGGAAACCGCTCGGGACGCTGCACGCCATTGTGCGCTCATGATCCTCGCCCAGCTCGGCGCGGCAATCGATGGCGATTTCGGCCGTGTGGCCCAGATTGTCCGGCTCGGCGGCTTCGTTTGTGCGACGCCAGATTTCACCGCTCACCCACAGGTAGTCAACGGTGCGTCCGACCTCCTGATCGAGCTCTTCGGCGAAGCCGGGCGCCATACTCGCGCCGCTGTCGGCGTTTCGAGCCTTCCCTTGGGCGTCTGCGTCGAAATTGACGCGGTCGTCGAACTAAAAAACTGA
- a CDS encoding ABC transporter ATP-binding protein: MSKSVPAIEVRNVVKSFAEFRAIDNVSLTVESGIFITLLGPSGCGKSTLLRSIAGFLAPDSGSILVGGRDVTALPPHIRPVNMVFQDYALFPHMSVRRNVGFGCEMKGMTRSEIEARVDAMLELIRLPDVGNREPGELSGGQRQRVALARALAPDPVSLLLDEPLGALDLKLRLELQHELKSIQRTTGKTFVFVTHDQDEAMSMSDLVAVMKDGRIEQLGTPRAIYARPATAFVAGFVGAANMLPARVCGIDGARLNLEVEGQNWVVPTDCITGGKSAATGDLVTLVIRPEDVIVGSGPGLGELALSARAREQTFLGGRIHLRCQTANGTSLTLEVRPGSALEGDGILDVYVAQEAVAILVDQKETVK, translated from the coding sequence ATGTCTAAATCTGTACCAGCCATCGAAGTGCGCAACGTCGTTAAATCGTTCGCGGAATTCCGCGCGATCGACAACGTCTCGCTCACCGTCGAGAGCGGCATTTTCATTACACTTCTCGGGCCGTCAGGCTGCGGAAAGTCCACTCTGCTGCGGTCCATCGCCGGGTTTCTTGCCCCCGACTCCGGTTCTATTTTGGTTGGAGGCCGCGACGTCACGGCGCTTCCCCCCCATATCCGACCCGTTAATATGGTGTTCCAGGACTATGCCCTTTTTCCCCACATGAGCGTCCGACGCAATGTCGGATTCGGCTGCGAGATGAAAGGTATGACTCGTTCCGAGATTGAGGCGCGCGTTGATGCCATGCTTGAACTCATCCGGCTTCCCGATGTCGGCAATCGCGAACCTGGCGAGCTTTCAGGCGGACAGCGTCAACGTGTTGCGCTGGCTCGTGCGTTGGCGCCTGATCCGGTTTCACTTCTGCTGGATGAGCCACTGGGCGCGCTCGACCTCAAGCTTCGGCTTGAGCTTCAACATGAACTCAAGTCCATCCAGAGAACCACCGGCAAGACATTCGTCTTTGTCACGCACGATCAGGATGAGGCCATGTCGATGTCCGATCTCGTGGCGGTGATGAAGGATGGAAGAATTGAGCAGCTCGGCACGCCCCGTGCCATCTATGCGCGCCCAGCAACTGCGTTCGTGGCCGGCTTCGTAGGCGCGGCCAACATGCTGCCGGCCCGAGTCTGTGGCATTGACGGCGCGCGGCTTAATCTTGAGGTCGAAGGCCAAAATTGGGTGGTCCCGACCGACTGCATTACCGGTGGGAAGTCCGCTGCAACGGGTGACCTCGTGACGTTGGTCATCCGCCCAGAGGACGTAATTGTGGGCTCTGGTCCAGGCTTGGGGGAACTCGCGTTGTCTGCCCGAGCCCGCGAGCAAACCTTTCTCGGAGGTCGAATTCACCTGCGTTGCCAGACCGCGAACGGGACATCGCTCACCTTGGAAGTTAGGCCCGGTAGCGCACTGGAGGGCGACGGCATACTTGATGTCTACGTCGCGCAGGAAGCCGTTGCCATTCTTGTCGATCAAAAAGAGACAGTAAAATGA
- a CDS encoding ABC transporter permease, whose translation MMHHLGKIALPVYFWLFVTWLFVPLFVMAAMGFRDSNFVAFPIQSWTADWYRSVIDDREILASLWVSLQVAVLSTVLGLGIGTPMAFMVARFHGVWRAMLITIIVMPAFIPIVVSAIALRMFIGNFGIQTGLVAIAFGHAVSSVPFVVVMLLTRLNSMSPNLADAARDLGADEFIVFFRVVLPYLAPALFGAFMFCMLLSFEDFTRSFFLGSFDPTFPVLLFARLRFGFDPGLAAISTLVLVATIALGLYAERFSRKRAAPAKQGRLAAPGDDKNV comes from the coding sequence ATGATGCACCACTTGGGCAAGATAGCCCTGCCAGTTTACTTTTGGCTCTTCGTCACTTGGCTTTTTGTGCCCCTGTTCGTGATGGCTGCAATGGGCTTTAGGGATTCTAACTTCGTCGCCTTTCCCATTCAGTCATGGACCGCGGATTGGTATCGATCGGTTATCGATGACCGGGAAATACTCGCTTCCCTCTGGGTCTCTCTCCAGGTCGCCGTCTTATCGACCGTCCTCGGTCTGGGGATCGGAACACCGATGGCCTTTATGGTCGCGCGTTTCCACGGTGTCTGGCGCGCGATGCTGATCACCATCATCGTCATGCCCGCCTTTATTCCCATCGTAGTTAGCGCCATCGCGCTACGCATGTTTATCGGCAATTTCGGTATCCAGACTGGTTTGGTCGCGATCGCCTTTGGCCATGCGGTGTCATCGGTGCCTTTCGTTGTTGTCATGCTGCTCACGCGCCTTAATTCCATGAGCCCCAATCTTGCCGACGCTGCTCGAGATCTGGGAGCAGATGAGTTCATTGTGTTTTTCCGGGTGGTGCTTCCTTATCTAGCCCCGGCATTATTTGGCGCCTTCATGTTTTGCATGCTGCTTTCGTTCGAGGATTTTACTCGGTCCTTTTTCCTGGGCAGTTTCGATCCGACCTTTCCGGTTTTGCTCTTTGCCCGGCTGCGCTTCGGTTTCGATCCTGGCCTTGCGGCGATCTCGACGCTGGTCCTCGTCGCGACCATCGCGCTGGGACTCTATGCCGAACGATTCAGCCGCAAGCGTGCCGCCCCTGCAAAACAAGGCCGTCTTGCGGCGCCAGGAGACGACAAGAATGTCTAA
- a CDS encoding ABC transporter permease: MTAFFIWARRFAAYRSLTELLARSPLARLAMISAIPLAWIVLANIAPLVQMFVISFYQSYPVDAGTAPEFTVRHYLAFFERPLYLSAFARSFVFATLVTALTLLVMFPVAYYIAKVAPRMRRVRLLLLVIAPFWISEIIRSFAWMLMLSNRGAVNSFLSLIGYSGPPFELLYNNISLTIGVLYLTSLYMLLPLYSALEKIDDRLLEAAADLGATGVRRFSRIILPLARDGIVTGCTLVFLLVVGLYAMPVLLGGPSNTLFASTIGQIFGRAGDSWPLGSAFSMILIFAALAYVGVFMAVLQKRPGRRS, translated from the coding sequence ATGACCGCATTTTTTATCTGGGCTCGACGCTTTGCCGCTTATCGGTCGCTGACCGAATTGCTAGCGCGCTCCCCGCTTGCGCGGCTAGCGATGATCTCAGCGATACCTCTAGCCTGGATCGTGCTTGCTAACATCGCACCGCTGGTACAGATGTTTGTAATCAGCTTTTACCAATCATATCCGGTGGACGCCGGGACAGCCCCGGAATTCACAGTCCGGCACTATTTGGCTTTCTTTGAGCGCCCCCTCTATCTGTCGGCTTTTGCCCGATCCTTTGTCTTCGCCACTCTCGTGACCGCACTCACCCTTTTGGTGATGTTTCCAGTCGCCTATTACATCGCCAAGGTAGCGCCCCGCATGCGGCGGGTGAGGCTATTGCTACTGGTGATCGCCCCGTTCTGGATAAGCGAAATCATTCGTTCGTTCGCTTGGATGCTGATGCTTTCCAATCGCGGAGCGGTCAATTCCTTCCTGTCACTTATAGGCTATTCGGGCCCGCCATTTGAGCTGCTCTACAACAACATTTCGCTGACAATCGGCGTGCTCTACCTGACCTCACTTTACATGCTCCTCCCTTTATATTCCGCACTGGAAAAGATCGACGATCGGCTACTTGAAGCGGCCGCCGACCTTGGAGCGACTGGCGTTCGACGGTTTTCGCGTATCATTTTACCGCTGGCACGAGATGGAATTGTCACCGGTTGCACGCTCGTTTTCCTGCTGGTCGTTGGACTCTATGCGATGCCGGTGTTGCTTGGCGGCCCATCCAACACACTCTTTGCCTCCACTATCGGTCAGATCTTTGGACGAGCGGGAGATTCTTGGCCATTGGGGAGCGCGTTCTCGATGATCCTGATCTTTGCCGCGCTTGCGTATGTCGGTGTGTTCATGGCCGTGCTGCAGAAAAGGCCAGGGAGGCGGTCATGA
- a CDS encoding ABC transporter substrate-binding protein, translating into MKSNLTRRTLLRGAGATGLAALAAPAIIRPAFAQTGELNVWSYSGFITDDFRQRFEEESGIRLNIRLVSDQGEQFNLMAAEDGNYSADIVCCAGHRFYQFVDAGFLEPIDMDKMTAWDRIEPEYAEATWVSRNGERWGVPLVVVTTGLLYDSQQFDKPTSWDVMFDPANAGRTTYQIQDFFQIAMNYLGYDGSAASYMDDPEQAQQAVNATRDFLIEHKGQVRRYYDAATEIQQMFVNGDVSLAQAGSGPSAQLIIEGFPAGYTIPEEGGLAYAYGFNITRNATNMDNAYTFLNALLSSPENGAEIVRSTGYESVIAGTGEHLTPEERAVLALGAEERSRLSWVDVETAPFIFDLIDTAAEEIRAS; encoded by the coding sequence ATGAAAAGCAATCTGACCCGGCGCACACTACTGCGCGGTGCTGGCGCCACGGGGCTCGCGGCCCTTGCAGCTCCTGCGATCATACGTCCCGCCTTTGCTCAGACGGGGGAACTCAACGTCTGGTCCTATTCGGGATTTATCACCGATGACTTCCGTCAACGTTTTGAGGAAGAAAGCGGCATTCGGCTTAACATCCGGCTGGTATCCGACCAAGGTGAGCAGTTTAATCTGATGGCGGCTGAAGACGGCAACTACAGTGCTGACATTGTGTGCTGCGCCGGCCACCGGTTTTATCAGTTCGTCGATGCCGGATTTCTCGAACCCATCGACATGGACAAAATGACCGCTTGGGACAGAATTGAGCCAGAGTATGCCGAGGCAACCTGGGTGTCTCGGAACGGTGAACGCTGGGGCGTTCCCCTCGTTGTTGTCACAACCGGCCTTCTTTATGATTCCCAGCAGTTCGATAAACCAACGAGCTGGGATGTGATGTTTGATCCCGCCAATGCTGGGCGCACCACTTACCAGATCCAGGATTTCTTCCAGATCGCGATGAACTATCTTGGCTATGATGGTTCGGCAGCATCGTACATGGATGATCCCGAGCAGGCTCAGCAAGCGGTCAACGCGACCCGGGATTTCCTCATTGAGCACAAGGGGCAGGTGCGCCGCTATTATGACGCGGCGACCGAGATCCAGCAGATGTTTGTGAATGGCGACGTTTCGCTGGCTCAGGCCGGTTCGGGCCCGTCCGCCCAGTTGATTATCGAAGGTTTCCCCGCTGGCTACACCATTCCCGAGGAAGGGGGCCTTGCCTACGCCTACGGGTTCAACATCACCCGCAATGCGACCAACATGGACAACGCCTACACCTTCCTTAATGCGCTTCTCTCCTCGCCCGAGAACGGGGCCGAGATCGTTCGGTCCACCGGATATGAATCGGTGATCGCGGGCACCGGCGAGCACCTCACCCCCGAGGAGCGGGCCGTGCTGGCCCTCGGAGCCGAGGAGCGTTCACGGCTTTCTTGGGTCGACGTCGAGACCGCTCCATTCATCTTCGATCTGATCGACACCGCGGCCGAAGAAATCCGCGCCTCCTAA
- a CDS encoding aminotransferase class V-fold PLP-dependent enzyme — MELDIQAMRTTTPGCAGDVMHLNNAGASLMPSPVLEAIKEHLDLESRIGGYEAAVEAADAIEGFYLHVAAMIGGHPDEVAFLDSATRAWLAVFHAMDWKPGDVVLTARSEYNANMVSFLHAQRRQGIELQLVPDAEDGTIDLVALAAMIGPRTRLICLSHMPTNDGLINPAAMVGQIAAAHGIPFLLDACQSAGQMPLDVSTLGCTMLSATGRKYMRGPRGTGFLWVRRDWLDRLVPHALDIRSASWSGVNEYEIAADARRFELWEASIAGQIGLGCAARYALDVGIEPMWNRIRMLSEHLRSSLSDLSGITVHDRGTEKSGIVTFSHAMLSSPEIVARLRSVHSINTSVSACQLTRFALISGGTTHMVRASIHAYNTVEELDALIEALDAMTGNKGASLSHANKNDNKSPLQPSLGVEQ, encoded by the coding sequence ACTCCGGGTTGCGCGGGTGATGTTATGCATCTCAACAATGCCGGTGCTTCGCTGATGCCGTCCCCGGTGCTTGAGGCTATAAAGGAACACTTAGATCTTGAGAGTCGCATTGGCGGCTATGAGGCAGCAGTCGAGGCAGCAGACGCGATCGAGGGCTTCTATCTCCACGTAGCAGCGATGATCGGTGGGCACCCAGATGAGGTCGCCTTTCTAGACAGCGCAACTCGCGCTTGGCTCGCGGTTTTCCATGCAATGGACTGGAAGCCCGGCGACGTCGTCCTGACGGCACGGTCAGAATACAATGCTAACATGGTCAGTTTTTTGCATGCCCAACGACGCCAGGGCATTGAGCTCCAGCTGGTACCAGACGCTGAAGATGGAACCATCGACCTGGTTGCGCTCGCGGCGATGATTGGCCCGCGCACTCGGCTCATCTGCCTCTCGCATATGCCGACCAATGACGGTTTGATCAATCCCGCGGCAATGGTTGGCCAAATCGCCGCCGCGCATGGCATTCCCTTTCTGCTTGACGCTTGCCAGTCGGCAGGCCAGATGCCGCTGGATGTATCGACCCTAGGCTGCACGATGCTGTCTGCGACGGGCCGAAAGTATATGCGTGGCCCGCGCGGCACGGGTTTTTTGTGGGTGCGCCGTGACTGGCTCGATCGCCTGGTGCCTCACGCTCTTGATATTCGCTCGGCCAGTTGGTCTGGAGTAAACGAGTACGAGATCGCAGCCGATGCGCGCCGGTTCGAGCTGTGGGAGGCGAGTATTGCTGGTCAGATCGGTCTCGGCTGCGCCGCTCGGTATGCGCTCGACGTCGGCATTGAACCGATGTGGAACCGCATCCGCATGCTTTCGGAACATCTACGTTCTTCGCTCTCGGACTTGAGTGGCATCACCGTCCATGACCGCGGCACCGAAAAAAGTGGCATTGTCACTTTCTCGCACGCGATGCTGAGTTCGCCCGAGATTGTGGCTCGCCTGCGCTCGGTCCATTCGATCAACACGTCCGTATCGGCCTGCCAACTCACACGCTTCGCGCTCATTTCCGGGGGCACGACCCACATGGTTCGGGCGTCGATCCACGCTTACAACACAGTCGAAGAACTCGATGCGCTGATTGAGGCGCTCGATGCGATGACCGGCAACAAGGGTGCGAGCCTGTCCCACGCCAATAAGAACGATAACAAAAGCCCCCTGCAACCTTCACTCGGAGTGGAACAATGA